The genomic region CAGCTTTCTGCTGCTCCTCTTCCAACTCCGTCAGCAACTCGGTACTTACATCGGAGAAGTTCGTTACAAAATTCAGCGGGTTCTGAATTTCGTGGGCGATGCCCGCCGTGAGCTCCCCTAGGCTTGCCATCTTCTCGCTCTGAATCAGCTGGTTCTGCGTGATGCGCAGCTCCGTAAGAGCATAGCGTAATTCCTCGGCCTGTTGCGTGAGCGTGGCTGTGCGCTCGGCTACCAGGCGCTCCAGCTCCACGTTCTGCGCCGAAATACGCTGCTTGGCTTGTTCTTCTTCCTCGCGCAGCAGCCGGTCTTTTTCCAGTTGGTTTTTCTGATTGCGGGCAATAAGGGCAAACGTAAACAGCCAGATAAAAGTAAACGCCTGCGCTACTTCAAAGCTGTCGTCATAATCCTTCAACAGCGCAGGAGTGACCAGCGCCAACAGCAACTCGAAGGCTGAATACGCCACAAAGGGAATAACGGCCAGCAATAGCAGTCGCGCCGGGCGGTAGGTGCGCAGGCGCAACAGGATCCAGATGCCTACCCCAAACACTAGGAGTAGGTAGATTTCGTCTAATTGATCTGATTTCCAACTGATAAGCGAAGAAAGCGCGAACAGCGCCACGCCCGGCACCCAAATATAGTCCAGCAGTCGGTTGACGCGGGGTAGGCGCGTCGGCAGATCCAGAAACCGCCGGATGACGCGCACCAGCACCACCGCAATGACAATACTGAAAAAGATGGTCGTGTTGACGTTCATAAACGAGCAAATACAGCGGAATTAACGGCAAAGAGATGGCGTGGTGTCAGCGGAGCCACCACTACGGACCGGTTTCCTTTTCCTTCTTCGTACCCCAACCCTTGGGCAGTGCCAGCGTGAAAACAATAACCGGATTGCTGGTGCGCAGCGGCCGGGGTGCAGTCAGGGTTTTTAGCTTGTCTTTCTGTTTGGAAAACAGCGTGTTGGCGTAGTCGCTCAGCGTGGCTATGGCGGTAGGCACCGTCACGCGTACCACCAACTCCTGTTGCTCCTTGGGTGGTGGGGGCGGGGTAGGCGGCGCGCCTTGCGCCCGGCTGCTACCGGCTACCAGCAAGAACCCGATAAGTAGAAGAAATAAGCGAAAGGCGACCATAGGGAAGTATTAGCGCCCTAAATATGCCACGAATAAAAGACGATACCCAATCCAGCAGAGGAAAGCCGATAGAGTGCCTGCCGCATAGCCAGCAGCACACAGTTGAAGTATGCGTTGCAAAATTTGAATAGTCGTCTGCTTGTATAGGCTATCGGTCTGTATATCATTTGTCTTATTATGAGAATAAGGTTGATTATATTATTTTTATAAAAATGGATTTATATAATAATATAGTATTTGAAAACGTGTCCAGAGAATATTTATTTAGTTTGTATAAATCTTGTATCAGTTTGATTTTTCGGACAATTAGATGTGTGTGTTATGGATTATTAAAATTTATGTAGTTTTTTGTACTATGTTTTTATATAACTAAATAAAGTATTCTTGTAGCTAGACAAGAATTGATTTTAAGTTAGGTTTGCTCTCAAAATTGGAAGAGTGGTTTTCAGTTGGATCAGATGGACGAGATAGCACAATCAGACATTAACGTTCAGTATGTGCAGCAGCTGTTTGAGCTGAGTGCTACCCAGCATGCGTCGCAGGTAGCCCTAGTGGCAGATAGCACACAGTTTACCTATGCGCAGCTAGATGTCGCTGCCACGCAACTAAGCCAGCAGATACAGCGGCAGGCAGGCTCAACCGCCCTAGTGGGCATCAGCAGCACCCGTGGCCCGGCCATGATCATCGGTGTGCTGGCCATCCTGAAAGCTGGCAAAGCCTACCTCCCGCTCGACCCTGCTTTCTCGCCACAGCGGCTGCAAAAGATTATAACCAGCTCTGGCCTCACACACTGCCTAGCTCCTGCCACTGAAGCGGACCTATTTACTGGTCTGGGTTTGCAGGTAATTTCAGATCAAGAGACCTCTGCGGAGACTACGAGTACTGCTGCGGAGCTAGGAAAGCTGACCTATGTGCTGTATACCTCCGGCTCTACGGGTGAGCCCAAGGGCGTAAGCATGGGCCACCGTTCCCTGCTGAACTTGCTGCACTGGCAGCGCCGCAACTCCCGCGCAGGCAGTGGCACGCGCACCTTGCAATTTGCGCCGCTGAGCTTCGACGTGTCGTTTCAGGAAATCATGACGACGCTCACCACGGGCGGGACGCTGGTGCTGGTAACCAACGAGTTGCGGCTGGATTTTGAGCGATTACTGTCTTTTATTCAGAAACAGGGTATCAACCGGCTGTTCCTACCCTTTGTGGCGTTGCAATACTTGGTGGAGGCTGCCACGCACACCAAGCAGTTTCCGGCGTGCATACAGGAGGTGATGACGGCCGGAGAACAGCTGAAATGCACACCGCAGCTGGTGAAGTTCTTCGAAGCTCTACCCGATTGCACGCTTTACAATCAGTATGGCCCCACGGAGTGTCACGTTATTATCACGCAGCTTCAGCTGAGCGGGCCTCCTGCTACATGGCCAGCACTGCCTACCATTGGTCGGCCCATTGATAACGTCCGCATCCTACTCACCGATGAGGCACTCCGGACAGTGCCTGATGGAGAGGTAGGCGAAATCTGTGTAACCGGCAATTGCCTGGCTGAAGGCTACCTGCATCAGCCTGCCCTGACGGCCGAAAAGTTTGTGGCCTGCACCGACGAAGCCGGCCAACCCATGCGCCTCTACCATACCGGCGACCTGGGACGCTACCTACCCGATGGCACCATCGAATTCTTGGGTCGCCGCGACGACCAGGTGAAAATTCGCGGGCACCGTATCGAGCTGGGCGAGGTGGAAGTAGCGTTGAATAGTATCGAAGGCGTGCAGCAAGCCGTGGTAGTAGCCCGCGAAACCACGGAGGGGTACAAGCAACTCGTAGCCTACCTTGTGGCAACTGGAGCCGACGAGCCTACCGCCGCCGTGCGGGCAGCCCTGGAGCAGCAACTACCCGACTACATGGTGCCCGCAGCTTTTGTGTGGCTGCGGGAGCTACCCCGCACCACCAGCGGCAAAGTAGACAAGAAGGCCCTGCCCGCGCCCGGCAGCGGGCGGCCCGCGCTGGCAGCTTTGTACCGCAAGCCCGCCACACCCGCCGAGAAGAATATTGCGGCTACCTGGAGTGAGCTGCTGCATATAGAGCCCGTTGGGGCCGACGACAATTTCTTTGAGCTGGGTGGTAATTCGCTGTTGGCGCAGAAAACGGTGGCGTTGCTGCGGCAGCGCTTTCACTACCAAGTACCCATCACGCGGCTGTACCAGCACCCTACGGTTGCCGGGCTAGCTCGCTTCCTCACACCCCAAGCTAAGGCCGCACCGGTGGCTGCCACTGCGCCTAGCGCACTACCTGCTGCCACCGAGCAGCCCGACGTAGCTGTAATCGGCATGGCCGGGCGCTTCCCGGGCGCTAACACCATAGCCGAGCTGTGGGACGTGCTGCGAGAGGGTAGGGAAACCATTCGGTTTTTCACCGAGGAAGAGTTGGACGCCAGCATTCCAAACGAAATGCGCCACGACCCTACTTACGTGCGGGCGCGGGGTATCATCGAAGAGCCGGGACAGTTTGATGCGGCTTTCTTTGGTGTTTCGCCCAAGCTGGCGCAGGTGCTAGACCCTCAACAGCGGCTATTTCTGGAAATTGCTTGGGAAGCGCTGGAACAAGCCGGCTATCCGCCCGCCACGCACGGGGCTAAGGTAGGGGTATACGCCGGCGTAGGCACCAATACGTACCTGCTGCACAACGTGCTCGGCAATGCAGCCGTGATGGAACAGGTGGGTGCCTTTCAGGTGATGACGGCCAACGAGAAGGATTATGTGGCTTCCCGTACTGCCTACCAGCTCAACCTGCAAGGACCGGCCGTGAGCGTGCACTCGGCGTGCTCTACTTCGCTGCTAGCTATTGCGGAGGCGGTGAAGAGTATTCGGGCGGGGCAGTGCGAGCTGGCACTGGCTGGCGGCGCTAGCATCACGTCGCCTACACGCAGCGGCCACCGCTACCAAGAGGGTGCCATGCTCAGCTCGGATGGTCACTGCCGCTCCTTCGACGCACAAGGCAAGGGCACGGTGTTTAGCGACGGGGCCGGTGTGGTACTGCTGAAGAGCCTAGCGGCCGCCCAGCGCGACGGCGACACCATTTATGCCGTTATCAAAGGCATTGGCGTTAATAATGATGGGTCGGCTAAGGGCAGCTTCACGGCTCCCAATGCCGAGGGACAGGCGCAGGCCATTCGGGCAGCCTTGCACAATGCCGGCGTAGACCCTGCTACCATCAGCTACGTGGAGGCCCACGGCACCGCTACCCCCCTCGGCGACCCAATTGAACTGGAAGGCTTGTCGATGGCTTTCGGGCCACAGGCGCAAAACCAGTTCTGTGCGATAGGCTCCATTAAAAGCAACATGGGCCACCTCACGGCGGCGGCGGGCGTGGCGGGCTTCATCAAAACGGCGCTGGCCCTGCACTACCGACAATTGCCACCTTCGTTGCACTTTGAGCAGGCCAACCCCAGTATCGACTTCGCCAACAGTCCATTCTTCGTGAACACCACGCTTCGGGATTGGACCGCTTCTACTGTGCGCCGGGCCGGCATCAGCTCGTTTGGGGTAGGGGGTACCAATGTGCACGTGGTAGTAGAAGAAGCGCCCGTGACAGAACCGCTACCCACCTCTGCCCGCCCGGTGCAGCTGCTGGCGTGGTCGGCCAAAACGGCGACTAGCCGTGAGAGCTACGCGGGCCAGTTGGCCCACTACCTGGAGCGGGATGCAGCCGAACTGGCCGACGTAGCTTACACGCTACACACCGTCCGCACCGACTTCGCGCAGCGTCGTTTTGTGGTAGCCTCTACCCCCGCCGAAGCCCGCACGGCGCTGCAAGACGCAAGCAAGGTAGGCCAAGCCAATACGCTGCAAGCAGCACCCGGCGAATTGGTTTTCCTGTTTCCGGGCCAAGGAGCGCAATACCTAGGCATGGGCCAGACGCTCTACGCCGAGGAGCCCGCCTACCGGCAGGCCGTAGACGAATGCGCCACGTTGCTGCTGCCGTATCTGGCGCTGGACATCCGCACGGTGCTGTACGCCGTGCCCGGCGCCGCGGCCGAAGCGCAGTTGCGCCAGACGTGCTACACCCAGCCTGCCCTGTTCGTGACGGAATATGCGCTGGCCCGGCTTTGGATGAGTTGGGGCATAGTGCCCTCAGTGTTGTGCGGCCATAGCATCGGCGAGTTTGTAGCGGCGCACTTAGCGGGCGTGTTTTCGCTGGCTGATGCGCTGCGGCTGGTGGCCGTGCGCGGGCAGTTAGTGGGCGCGTTGCCGGACGGCAGTATGCTGGCTGTGCGCCACGGCGCCGCCGAGGTAGAAAGTCTGTTACCTGAGTCGCTGTCGATAGCCGCCGTGAACAGTCGCGCCTTGTGTGTGGTGGCTGGGCCAGAAGCAGCCGTTGCGGCCTTTGCCGAAACACTGGCCGCCCGCCAGGTTCCGTGTCGTCTGTTGGCTACCAGCCACGCGTTTCACTCGGCCATGATGGAGCCGGCCGTGGCTGACTTTCAGCAAGTGGTATCTACGGTGACACTGCATCGGCCACAAAAACCAGTGGTATCCACCGTGAGCGGTACTTGGCTGACCGATGCCCAAGCCACCGACCCCATCTACTGGGCCAAGCACCTGCGCCTACCCGTGCAGTTTGCCGATGCCCTGGATACACTGCTAGCGCTGGGTAATCCGTTGTTGCTGGAGGTAGGACCCGGCAGCACCGCCACCACGCTGGCCCGCCAGCAGGCTGGCACCCGCACCGTAGTGGCCCTGCCAGGGCTGCCGCCTACCCAAGGTAGCCAGACCGACGTGCACGCTGTGCTTCAGACCCTAGGGCAACTCTGGCTGCACGGCGCCACGCCCGACTGGACCGCCTTCTATGCCGGCCAGAACCGGCGCAAAGTGCCCTTGCCTACCTATGTCTTCGACCGGCAACTGCACTGGCTGGAGCCCCCCGTAACGGTACCAGTTGCTACCCAGCTAGCTATGGCCCCGCCATCTATCCCAATTACCACCAGTGTTGCCCCCGCCGCTGCTCTCTCCACTCAGCCTATGCGACTACCTATACTTCTGCAAAAGATTACCGATATTCTAGAAAACGCTTCTGGCATTGAGATGAGCGGTACCACGCCCGACCAGACCTTCTTAGAAATAGGGCTCGACTCGTTGTTGCTTACGCAAGTGGCTCTCACGCTGCGCAAGGAATTCGACCTACTGATTACCTTCCGCCAACTCAACGAAGCTTACGCTACCCCCGCCGCACTGGCCGCCTACCTCGATCAGGCATTGCCCGCCGAGCGCTACCAGCCAGTGGCGGTGCCAGCACCTTCTACAACATCAGCACCCCTACCCTTTGCGCCGGTGTCGGCTCCTGTTGCGGCACCCGTACCAATGGCGGCACACGTCGCGGTAGCCAGCCCCGATTCAGCGTTGGGGTTGATATCCCAGCAGCTGCAGCTACTGGCTCGGCAAATTGCTTTGCTGCAAGGCACCCCCGAGCCACCAGTAGCAACACCCGCACCAGTGGCCCTACCCGCACCGGTACCCGCGCCCACTGCACCTGCGCCAGTTGCTTCGGCGGCGGCCGAGCTAACGCTGGAGGAGCAGGCGGAGCTGAAGAAGCCGTTTGGCGCTACGGCACGCATCGAACGGCAGGCCACCGGCCTCAGCCAGTCGCAGCAAAGCTTTCTGCACCAGTTCACGCAACGCTACAATCAAAAAACGGCCGGCAGCAAAGCCTACGCCCAGCAGCACCGCACCCACATGGCCGATCCGCGCGTAGTATCCGGCTTCCGGCCACTAACCAAAGAGCTGGTTTACCCACTCGTGGTAAATAAATCCAAGGGTAGCCGGCTGTGGGATATTGATGGCAACGAGTACATCGACGTACTCAACGGCTTCGGCTCCACCATGCTCGGCTACCAGCCCGACAGCATCAAGCAGGCTCTGCACGAGCAGGTGGAGCGCGGCTACGAGATAGGCCCGCAGCACGTGTTGGCCGGCGAGGTCAGCCAGTTGATTTGCGAGTTCACCGGCTTCGACCGGGCTGCCTTGTGCAACACCGGCTCGGAGGCCGTGCTGGGCGCCATGCGCATTGCGCGCACCGTTACGGGCCGCTCGCTCATTGTAGCCTTCTCGGGCTCCTACCACGGTATTGCCGACGAAGTGCTGGTACGTGGTACCAAAAAGCTGAAGTCGTTTCCGGCAGCATCGGGTATCATGCCCGAAGCTGTGCAAAATATGCTGATTCTGGACTACGGTACCGAGGAAAGCCTGCGCATCATCCGGGAGCGGGCCCACGAGCTAGCCGCGGTGTTGGTAGAGCCCGTGCAGAGCCGCCGGCCCGAGTTTCGGCCCATCGCCTTCCTGCGGGAAGTGCGCGCCATCACGGCTGCCGCCGATGTAGCGCTGATTTTCGACGAAGTAATTACTGGTTTCCGGATGCATCCCGGTGGCGCGCAGGCCCTGTTCGGCATCAAAGCCGACTTGGCTACTTACGGCAAAGTAGTAGGCGGCGGCCTACCCATTGGGGCCATTGCGGGCCGCCGAGAACTGATGGATGCCTTGGACGGCGGCTTCTGGCAGTACGGCGACGATTCGTTCCCAACTGTAGGTGTTACGTACTTCGCCGGCACCTTTGTGCGCCACCCGCTGGCGTTGGCGGCCGCCAAGGCATCGTTGCACTACATGAAAGAGCAAGGCCCCGCATTGCAGCAGCGCCTCACGGCGAAAGCCGAGCGCCTGGCAGGGGCTCTGAACCCCGAGCTGGAGCGCCGACAGTTGCCTTTCTTCGTGGCGCATTTCGGCTCGCTCTGGAAGATAAAGTTTCACGAAGAAATACCCTACGCAGAGCTGCTTTTTACGCTGCTACGTGAGAAAGGCGTGCACATCTGGGATGGTTTTCCCTGCTTCATGACCGAAGCGCACACCACAGAAGAGGTAGACCGCGTGGTAGCCCTGTGCCTGAAGAGCATTGATGAGCTAGTAGCGGCCGGCTTCCTACCGGCCAGCCCGGCCCACGTGGTAGCGCCTGCCCCGGCAGGTACCACGCGCGCGCTCAACCAGCCCCCCGTATCTGGTGCCCGCCTGGGCCGCGACCAGCTAGGCAACCCGGCGTGGTTCATCTCCGACCCCGAACAGCCCGACCATTACCTGCAAATCAACTTAAACTGATTTCCGATGGTGCAAATCTCTACTCTTGTTGCTCCCGCTAAGTCGGTTCCAGAAGCCCCCGCATTCAACCCGTTCGCGGGGCCGGAAATGGTACGGGTAGTGCCCATCACGGAGGCGCAAGCAGAAATCTGGGTCGCTTGCATAGTAGGTGGCGACGACGCCAGCCGCGCCTACAACGAGTCGGTATCGTTGCGGCTCACGGGCGTGCTCGATCGGGCGGCGCTACGTCAAGCCCTGCACCAACTGGTGCGCCGGCACGAGGCGCTGCGCTCGGCCTTCAGCGCCGATGGCCAGTATATGTGCGTGTTCCGTGAGGTGCCCATTGAGTTATCTTTTCAAAATGTGGCCCACCACACCGCTGCCGAGCAGATCGAGCTGGTAGCGGCCTACGTACGGCAGGACGCTCGGCATTTGTTTGATCTGCTGGATGGCCCTCTCCTGAAAGCCGGACTGCTACAGCTGGCCCCCGCTGAGCACGAGCTGGTGCTCACGGCCCACCATATCATTTGCGATGGGTGGTCGTTGGCTATTTTGTTGCAGGAGCTGGGGCATCTCTATTCTGCCCACGTGCAGGGTTTGTTTCCAGACCTGCCCGCGGCTCCGCTGTTCAGCGACTATGCCGATGAGCAACTGCTGTTTAATCGAAGTGCAGATTATCAGGCTGTGGAGTCGTATTGGCTGGGGCAGTACGCCGACGTGGTGCCTGCCGTGACCCTACCCACCGATGCACCCCGCCCCACTACGCGCACCTACAAAAGCAGCCGCGCCGATTACCCCCTGGCTCCAGACCTGGTAGCCGGGTTGAAAGCCCTGGGCCAGCGCCACGGGTGCAGCTTCGTGACGACGCTGCTGGCGGCTTTCGAAGTGTGGCTGCACCGCCAAACCGGCCAGCAAGACCTGGTAGTAGGGCTGCCCGCCGCCGGACAAGCGCTGCTGGAAAAGCAGAACCTAATAGGGCACTGCGTGAATCTGCTGCCGCTCCGCAGCCATCCTACCCCCACGGCCCAGTTCACCGACTATCTCCAACAGCGCAAAATGGCCCTGTTCGATGCTTACGAGCAGCAGCAACTCACCTTTGGTAGTCTACTCAAGAAGCTCAATATCCCGCGCAATCTGGGCCGCATACCGCTGGTGCCGGTGATGTTCAACGTGGATCTGGGCATGGCCAACGGCGTGCAATTCCAGGGCCTGAACTACACACTGCGCAGCAATCCCCGGGTGTACGAGGCGTTTGAGCTGTTTCTGAATATCAGCGGCACCGAGCAGGCCTTGGTGCTAGAGTGGTCGTACAATACCACGCTGTTTGAGGCGGCTACTATTGCCCGCATGATGACGGAGTTTGAGGAGCTGGTACAGGCCATCGTTCAGAACCCTACCATGCCTCTGGGCAGGCCGGCGCCCGCCAGCACAGTGTCGGATGCGGCTTACCGGCAGTTGAATGCTACCGCGCAGCCCTACCCCAGCGAGGCTACGCTGTTTCAGTTGATTACCGCGCAGGCCCAGGCCACGCCCCAACAAACCGCTATTCGCTTTGGCGATACGGAGGTATCGTACGCGGCACTATTGCGCCGCGCAGAGCAGGTGGCCGGCTACCTCATGGCCCAGGGGGTATGCACTGGTGATGTGGTAGGCCTAGCCGTAGAACGCTCGCCTGAGCTACTGGTGGCCCTGTTGGCTATTATGCGGTGCGGGGCCGCTTACGTTTCGCTCGATGTGGCCTACCCCGCCGAGCGGTTGGCCTTTATGCTCACGGACTCGGGAGCGGCATTTGTGCTCACGGCGGGTAGCGTTGTGCTGGATTTAGCAACTTCGGCCACCGTATTGCGGCTGGAGGATGCTGATACCAGTCGGACGCCGCTGCCTGCTCTGGACTTACCCAGCGATACGCTGCTCTATATTCTCTACACCTCTGGTTCCACTGGCCGGCCCAAAGGAGTAGCTGTTACGCACCGCAACGTGGTCAACTTCCTGCTCAGCATGCAGCAGCAGCCGGGCATCACGGCCGCCGATACGTTGCTGGCGCTCACCACCATCTCCTTCGATATTGCGGGGCTGGAGCTGTTCCTGCCGCTCATCAGTGGCGCCACCATCTTGCTGGCAGACACCGAAACCGCCCGCGACGGTCGTGCTCTACTTCAGCTCATGCAAACAGCCGGTGTTACGCTGATGCAAGCTACCCCCGCCACTTGGCGCATGGTATTGGAGGCCGGTTGGGAGCAGCCCCTACCCCTCACGGCCCTGTGTGGGGGCGAAGCACTATTGCCAGAGCTGGCGGCCCGCCTGGCAGCGAAGTGCCAGGCAGTTTGGAACATGTATGGCCCTACCGAAACCACCATCTGGTCGTCGGTGCAGCAGGTGACAGGCTCGGAAGAGGTAATTACCATTGGGAGGCCCATTGCTAACACGCAATTTTATGTGCTAGATGAGCAACAGCAATTGGTGCCGGCCGGGGAGGTAGGCGAGCTGTGCATTGCCGGCGACGGCGTAGCCTGCGGCTACTGGCACCGCCCTGATTTAACGGCTGAACGCTTTATCGCGGACCCGTTTGCGGCTACCCCCGGCGCCCTCCTGTACCGCACCGGCGACCTGGGCTGCCTGCTGCCTACCGGCGAGTTGCAATGCCTGGGCCGACTGGATCAGCAGGTGAAAATCCGCGGCTACCGCATCGAGCTGGGTGAGATTGAGCAGTTGCTTCTTTCCTGCCCCGATGTGCAGGCCGCTGCTATAGTTGCCCAAGGAGCACGCCCCGGCGACGAGCGGCTGGTAGCGTACGTGGTACCCAAAGGTGCAGCGGATAGTCGGCGTGCCTCGGCTGCGCAGCTTGCCACCTGGAAGCAGCTTCTGGCTACTCGCCTACCCGCCTACATGGTGCCCGACGCCTACGTGACGCTGCCCGCCCTACCCCTAACGCTCAACAGCAAAGTAGATCGCAAAGCCCTGGCGCAGTTTGCGCCTGAAATGCCTTATCTGCCAGTATCCACGGCCCCGCGCACGGCTATGGAAAAGCGCATTGCTGATATTTGGCAAACCTGCTTAGGCCTGGAGCAGGTTGATATTTTTGCCGACTTCTTCGCGCTGGGTGGGCACTCCCTGCTGGCGGTACGCGTGATGGCTGCCATCGAAAAAGAAACCGGCCAGCGCCTACCCCTGGCTACCCTCTTCGAGCACTCCACAGTAGAGAAGCTGGCCCGGCTATTGGAGTACGACAGCCAATTTATCACTTGGGATTCGCTGGTACCCATCAAGTCACAGGGCTCCAAAACGCCGCTCTACCTTGTGCACGGCGCCGGCCTGAACGTGCTGCTGTACCAGGCCATGAGCAGATACATGGACCCCGAGCAGCCTATTTACGGTCTGCAAGCCTGCGGCCTCAATGGTGCCGACAAACCCCTCGAAACCATTGAGGAAATAGCGGCGCACTACATCAAATGCATCGAGAAGACAAACCCGAACGGGCCTTATGCGCTGGCTGGCTATTCCTTTGGGGGTATCATCGCGTATGAAATGGCGCGCCAGTTGCTGGCCTGCGGCAAAGAGGTGCGGTTTCTGGGGCTATTTGATACCTATGCACACGAAGGGGAGGTGCCAGCTTCTCAGACGGGCAGGGCAGTGCGTAACCTAAAGCTATTTGCTATGAAGTGGCTCTATTTCTTGGTACTGCTGAAAAACAGCCCGCGTCCCACCATCCGCTACAAAATGATGTCGCTGCACAACAGTTGGCAGAGACTAACGAAGCGTAAGGAGGAAGAAACAAAAGAAGCCGCTGCAGTAGGGCGAGCCAACGACAAAGCGTATTACGCTTACAAACTGCTACCAGAGAATATCAAGATTGACCTGTTCCGGGTGAAAGAAAAGACCCATTACATGGAAGACTTCGAGTTTCTGGGCTGGAAACCTTACGCGCAGCAGGGTATCCGCATTCACGAGGTAGAAAGCGACCATAATTACCTGTTCTCACCCCCACACGATAAAACGCTGGCCGCCACCCTGCAAGCCGCGCTAGACAATGGCGTCCGGTAGGCTTGTGCTGCTAGGGTAGGGATATTATCCGGGTTTGCAAAATGATTGCTTGACAACGCTTTATGCAAGTGGATGCCTACCATATTTCCGTCAACTGCACAACGATTGCCCGCACAGAATGGCAATGTGCGGCGCCGCTGCCTTCCGTAGCTGCGCCTATGGTTTTCAGAGTGCAGCTAGCCGACTATGTGGAAGTAGCTAACTGCCTGGGAAACTATGTGCAGGCGGATGAGCAACGGCGGGCAGCCTCCTATTATCACGCCAGGCACGCCGAGCGGTTTTTGCTGGGTCGTGCTACCCTACGCTTGGTGTTGGGCTACCTGACTGGGACGCCAGCCGACGCTATAGCACTAGCTACCAGTCAAGTCGGCAAACTATACTGCGCCAACGCCCCGGACTGGCATTTTTCTATTTCGTACGACGACGCGTGGTTGGTACTGGCCTTTGCCAGGGTAGAGGTGGGAGTAGATATCGAAAAAATAAAGCCGGAGTTTGCCTACGCCGACGTAGCAGCAAGTTGCTTTTCTGAGGCAGAGCAGCAATATGTTACCGCCGCCGAAGACCCCGCGGCGGCTTTCTTTCAGTCCTGGACCCGAAAAGAAGCAATGGTCAAAGCACTGGGCATAGGTATTGATGACAATTTCGGCGGCCTACCTGCTTTGGATGGCAGGCATACCATACCGCAGGCACAGGCGCAGCAGCAGACCGATTGGGTATTGGCCAGCTTCACAATCGATGCGCAACACATCGGGACACTGGCTTACCCTAACAAGGCTATGGCAATACATCCTATTTTTTGCCATTTACAACCGCTATGGTACCAAGCAGCTGTGAATAGCAAAACTGATCTTTTCGGGTAGCGTAGTTCGCAGAAAACATCTACCCAACAGACAACAGAACAGCCCCGCCGACACCAGTGCCGACGGGGCTGTTCTGTTATGCAATACGCTAAGGCTACAGCGCTTGAGACGACACAGCACGTAAAGCGTTGATACGGCCATGACCATAATAAGGGTCGCGGCCGGGCTTGCCCAGGTCGTCGGCCGAAGCGCGCAAAACGGCCTTCACGCGTGCTGGGTCCATTTGGCCGCCGTTTTTACCAATGACGAGGGCCGCTACGCCCGTAGCATGAGGAGCCGCCATGCTGGTGCCCGCCATCCAGGTGTAGCCACCGTTTTTGGCCGTGCTCAGCACCATATCAAGCGCCCATACGTACTGGCGCACGCCTCTGAAGACCACCAACTCGTTGCCGGGGTAGGCGAAGTCGCCGCCGGGAGCGGCAAAGTCGACGGCCGATGTGCCGTAGTTGGAGTACGAAGCAAACCGGTCTAGATTGGTGGTAAGCGGATTCAACGCCCAACCCATCGGACCAGTAGACGAAATGGAGATAACGCCCGTCGCATCGGCCGGAATGTGCACCAGCGACTGGTCTTTATTGCCGTTGTTGGCGTCGTTGCCTGCTGAGGCAATAACGGTAACCCCCTGCTTAGCAGCGTAGCC from Hymenobacter aerilatus harbors:
- a CDS encoding non-ribosomal peptide synthetase; translation: MVQISTLVAPAKSVPEAPAFNPFAGPEMVRVVPITEAQAEIWVACIVGGDDASRAYNESVSLRLTGVLDRAALRQALHQLVRRHEALRSAFSADGQYMCVFREVPIELSFQNVAHHTAAEQIELVAAYVRQDARHLFDLLDGPLLKAGLLQLAPAEHELVLTAHHIICDGWSLAILLQELGHLYSAHVQGLFPDLPAAPLFSDYADEQLLFNRSADYQAVESYWLGQYADVVPAVTLPTDAPRPTTRTYKSSRADYPLAPDLVAGLKALGQRHGCSFVTTLLAAFEVWLHRQTGQQDLVVGLPAAGQALLEKQNLIGHCVNLLPLRSHPTPTAQFTDYLQQRKMALFDAYEQQQLTFGSLLKKLNIPRNLGRIPLVPVMFNVDLGMANGVQFQGLNYTLRSNPRVYEAFELFLNISGTEQALVLEWSYNTTLFEAATIARMMTEFEELVQAIVQNPTMPLGRPAPASTVSDAAYRQLNATAQPYPSEATLFQLITAQAQATPQQTAIRFGDTEVSYAALLRRAEQVAGYLMAQGVCTGDVVGLAVERSPELLVALLAIMRCGAAYVSLDVAYPAERLAFMLTDSGAAFVLTAGSVVLDLATSATVLRLEDADTSRTPLPALDLPSDTLLYILYTSGSTGRPKGVAVTHRNVVNFLLSMQQQPGITAADTLLALTTISFDIAGLELFLPLISGATILLADTETARDGRALLQLMQTAGVTLMQATPATWRMVLEAGWEQPLPLTALCGGEALLPELAARLAAKCQAVWNMYGPTETTIWSSVQQVTGSEEVITIGRPIANTQFYVLDEQQQLVPAGEVGELCIAGDGVACGYWHRPDLTAERFIADPFAATPGALLYRTGDLGCLLPTGELQCLGRLDQQVKIRGYRIELGEIEQLLLSCPDVQAAAIVAQGARPGDERLVAYVVPKGAADSRRASAAQLATWKQLLATRLPAYMVPDAYVTLPALPLTLNSKVDRKALAQFAPEMPYLPVSTAPRTAMEKRIADIWQTCLGLEQVDIFADFFALGGHSLLAVRVMAAIEKETGQRLPLATLFEHSTVEKLARLLEYDSQFITWDSLVPIKSQGSKTPLYLVHGAGLNVLLYQAMSRYMDPEQPIYGLQACGLNGADKPLETIEEIAAHYIKCIEKTNPNGPYALAGYSFGGIIAYEMARQLLACGKEVRFLGLFDTYAHEGEVPASQTGRAVRNLKLFAMKWLYFLVLLKNSPRPTIRYKMMSLHNSWQRLTKRKEEETKEAAAVGRANDKAYYAYKLLPENIKIDLFRVKEKTHYMEDFEFLGWKPYAQQGIRIHEVESDHNYLFSPPHDKTLAATLQAALDNGVR
- a CDS encoding 4'-phosphopantetheinyl transferase family protein; the protein is MVFRVQLADYVEVANCLGNYVQADEQRRAASYYHARHAERFLLGRATLRLVLGYLTGTPADAIALATSQVGKLYCANAPDWHFSISYDDAWLVLAFARVEVGVDIEKIKPEFAYADVAASCFSEAEQQYVTAAEDPAAAFFQSWTRKEAMVKALGIGIDDNFGGLPALDGRHTIPQAQAQQQTDWVLASFTIDAQHIGTLAYPNKAMAIHPIFCHLQPLWYQAAVNSKTDLFG